A single Brevundimonas sp. SL130 DNA region contains:
- a CDS encoding ABCB family ABC transporter ATP-binding protein/permease: protein MQEKTEGPPTLKALADLVRLVGRSGAPHLRVRLVSAIGLTLAGKGLGVLAPLVLGAAVNRLAAGQGAAVAVGWGFAAFAVGWAFVRFLSAAAPQISDVVFAPVRAAAQRTTAAEAFAHALSLSLDFHQTKRSGALSRTMDRGSRAVDFLLRILAFNLVPTGLELILAAAVLGGKYDWRFAAVAVAVVVVYTVATFALSNWRLEHRRVMNAADSEAAGVSVDALLNYETVKSFGAESRAAQTYDRALGDYAQASLKANSSLALLNGVQALIMNLGLGVMAVMAGFEAAAGRMGPGDVTAAVLIMISLYAPLNILGFAYREIRQSFIDMEEMLKVTRQTPQVADAAQATPLPRPADARGASVEFQHVGFRHDARANGLEDVSFVAAPGTTTALVGPSGAGKSTIVKLALRLLDPQEGRVLIDGHDARAVTQASLRTAVALVPQDVALFNDTLYANIGFARPDAEDAQVWAAAEAAELSDFIRGLPDGMATRVGERGLKLSGGERQRVGIARALLADPCILILDEATSALDSRTEAAIQKTLRRVSAGRTTLVVAHRLSTVADADQILVLKAGRIVERGAHHELVARLGGEYAALWRKQTRTGRAAQT from the coding sequence AAAGACGGAAGGCCCCCCAACGCTGAAGGCGTTGGCGGATCTGGTGCGGCTGGTCGGCCGTTCGGGGGCTCCGCATCTTCGCGTGCGGCTGGTGTCCGCCATCGGATTGACCTTGGCGGGCAAGGGGCTGGGCGTGCTGGCGCCCCTGGTGCTGGGGGCTGCGGTCAACCGTCTGGCGGCCGGGCAAGGCGCGGCCGTCGCCGTCGGCTGGGGCTTTGCCGCCTTCGCCGTGGGTTGGGCTTTCGTGCGGTTCCTGTCGGCGGCCGCGCCGCAGATATCGGATGTCGTGTTCGCGCCCGTTCGCGCAGCCGCGCAACGGACGACGGCGGCCGAGGCCTTCGCCCATGCGCTCAGCCTGTCCTTGGATTTCCACCAGACCAAGCGGTCGGGCGCCTTGTCGCGGACGATGGATCGCGGGTCGCGGGCCGTGGATTTCCTGCTGCGCATCCTGGCCTTCAACCTGGTTCCGACAGGGTTGGAGCTGATTCTGGCGGCGGCCGTGCTGGGCGGCAAATACGACTGGCGGTTCGCGGCGGTCGCGGTGGCGGTGGTGGTCGTTTACACGGTCGCGACCTTCGCCCTGTCCAACTGGCGGCTGGAGCATAGACGCGTGATGAACGCCGCGGATTCCGAGGCGGCCGGCGTCTCGGTCGACGCCTTGTTGAACTATGAGACGGTCAAATCCTTCGGAGCCGAAAGTCGAGCGGCCCAGACCTATGACCGGGCGTTGGGCGACTACGCCCAGGCTTCATTGAAGGCCAATAGTTCACTGGCTCTGTTGAACGGGGTTCAGGCCCTGATCATGAACCTGGGCCTGGGCGTCATGGCGGTCATGGCCGGGTTCGAGGCGGCGGCGGGTCGGATGGGCCCGGGCGATGTGACGGCGGCGGTGCTGATCATGATCTCGCTGTACGCGCCGCTGAACATCCTGGGCTTCGCCTATCGCGAGATTCGTCAGTCCTTCATCGACATGGAGGAGATGCTGAAGGTGACGCGCCAGACGCCGCAGGTCGCCGACGCGGCCCAGGCGACGCCCTTGCCGCGCCCGGCGGACGCGCGCGGCGCGTCGGTCGAGTTCCAGCATGTCGGGTTCCGCCATGACGCCCGGGCCAATGGTCTGGAAGACGTCAGCTTCGTCGCCGCGCCGGGAACGACCACGGCCTTGGTCGGACCTTCGGGCGCCGGCAAATCGACCATCGTCAAGCTGGCGCTGCGGCTGCTGGACCCTCAGGAGGGACGGGTCTTGATCGATGGCCATGACGCGCGGGCGGTGACCCAGGCCTCGCTGAGGACGGCGGTCGCCCTGGTGCCGCAGGACGTGGCCCTGTTCAACGACACCCTGTACGCCAATATCGGCTTCGCCCGCCCGGATGCTGAAGACGCCCAGGTGTGGGCGGCGGCCGAGGCGGCCGAGCTGTCAGACTTCATTCGCGGCCTGCCCGACGGCATGGCGACGCGGGTCGGCGAACGCGGGCTGAAGCTTTCAGGGGGAGAACGCCAGAGAGTGGGGATCGCCCGCGCCCTGCTGGCCGACCCCTGTATCCTGATCCTGGACGAGGCCACCAGCGCCCTGGACAGCCGCACCGAGGCCGCGATCCAGAAAACCCTGAGGCGGGTCAGCGCCGGCCGCACCACCCTGGTGGTGGCGCACCGGCTGTCGACGGTGGCGGACGCCGATCAGATCCTGGTGCTGAAGGCCGGTCGGATCGTCGAGCGAGGCGCGCACCATGAGCTGGTGGCGCGGCTGGGCGGGGAATATGCGGCCCTGTGGCGCAAGCAGACGCGGACGGGCAGGGCCGCTCAGACCTAG